In Ovis aries strain OAR_USU_Benz2616 breed Rambouillet chromosome 8, ARS-UI_Ramb_v3.0, whole genome shotgun sequence, a single window of DNA contains:
- the HTR1E gene encoding 5-hydroxytryptamine receptor 1E: protein MNITNCTPEASVAVRPKTITEKMLVSMTLAMITTLTMLLNSAVIVAICTTKKLHQPANYLICSLAVTDLLVAVLVMPLSIMYIVMESWKLGYFICEVWLSVDMTCCTCSILHLCVIALDRYWAITNAIEYARKRTAKRAGLMILTVWTISIFISMPPLFWRSHRQLSPPPSQCTIQHDHVIYTIYSTLGAFYIPLTLILILYYRIYHAAKSLYQKRGSSRHLSNRSTDSQNSFGSCKLTQTFCVSDFSTSDPTTEFEKIHTSIRIPPFDNDLDHPGERQQISSTRERKAARILGLILGAFILSWLPFFIKELIVGLSTYAVSSEVADFLTWLGYVNSLINPLLYTSFNEDFKLAFKKLIRCREHT from the coding sequence ATGAACATCACTAACTGTACCCCGGAAGCCAGTGTGGCTGTGAGACCCAAGACCATCACGGAGAAGATGCTCGTTTCCATGACTCTGGCGATGATCACCACCCTGACTATGCTGCTAAACTCCGCCGTGATCGTGGCCATCTGCACCACCAAGAAGCTCCACCAGCCTGCCAACTACCTGATCTGCTCTCTAGCCGTGACGGATCTCCTGGTGGCCGTGCTTGTCATGCCCTTGAGCATCATGTACATCGTCATGGAGAGCTGGAAGCTGGGGTACTTCATCTGCGAGGTGTGGCTGAGTGTGGATATGACCTGCTGCACCTGCTCCATCCTTCATCTCTGTGTGATCGCCCTGGACAGGTACTGGGCCATCACCAATGCTATCGAGTATGCCAGGAAGAGGACCGCCAAGAGGGCCGGGCTGATGATCCTCACAGTCTGGACCATCTCCATCTTCATCTCCATGCCCCCTCTGTTCTGGAGGAGCCACCGCCAACTCAGCCCACCCCCTAGTCAGTGCACCATCCAGCACGACCACGTCATCTACACCATCTACTCCACGCTCGGGGCATTCTACATTCCCTTGACTCTGATACTGATTCTGTATTACCGGATTTACCATGCAGCCAAGAGCCTTTACCAGAAAAGAGGTTCAAGCCGGCATTTAAGCAACAGAAGCACTGACAGCCAAAATTCGTTCGGCAGTTGTAAACTGACACAGACGTTCTGTGTGTCTGACTTCTCCACCTCAGACCCTACCACAGAGTTTGAGAAGATCCACACCTCCATTAGGATTCCTCCCTTTGACAATGACCTAGATCACCCAGGAGAACGCCAACAAATCTCCAGCACCAGGGAGCGCAAGGCAGCACGAATCCTGGGTCTGATTTTGGGTGCGTTCATCTTGTCGTGGCTGCCATTCTTCATCAAAGAATTGATAGTAGGTCTGAGCACCTATGCTGTGTCCTCCGAAGTGGCTGATTTTTTGACCTGGCTTGGTTATGTGAATTCTCTGATCAACCCTCTGCTCTACACAAgtttcaatgaagactttaagcTGGCTTTTAAAAAGCTTATTCGGTGCCGAGAACATACTTAG